The stretch of DNA atgctgcattaaacCATGTGAattcctttcggtgagcagcaTCTGCATGCTGCATGAGATCAAGCAAGCGGCCGATTGGCCATGCTCTACCTGCCATTCAGTTCGTTGACGAGGAATTAATCACCAGCCATGTTGGCCGGCACAGACACAGGCCAGAGGCCATACTACAATTCATCCATGATAGGCAAAGGAAGATCCAAGACAAGATCAACAAATATACAAATAGTTGTACAAGCAAAAACTTTTGGATCTTGTTGTTTTGTGCCTCCCATTTTCCAGTCCAGAATTAGTATAACAATTTTTCACTGAAAGTGGATGGATCAGACCCCACAAAAAAAACAAATGACAGCTGCAGCTGTGTGTGTGAAAGAAGGCAGCTGTGGCTGCAGCTAGCTTCCGTTCCACCCCACAAGTGCTTGCCTGCACGTCGATGATCTGCTCACTTGAGGATTTCCTCTGCTTTGTAGTGTCTCTGCTTCAtctttttcagatgaatctcaACCTCATTTCACTGCACATACTTCACAGCTAATTTGTCGTAACATACTGGGGTTCCAGTATGACAGTAATACTTAGCTCATTAGAGAAGATGTTGATCTGCACACATGGGCTAATTTAGGCTGGACAAAGGAGGTATTAAAGAGATTTTTGAGCCACGCCTTGGGCTTCAGCCCAGGGCCTACATCCACCCCTGTCTGCACAGCCATGCTCCTAGTGCACCTTGGCCAGGAAGACAAATATAATACAGACCATCGCAGCATCTAATGGGGATGGCATACACTGCTTAGCACGTGTTTCATTAAGAGGATTTAGAAAATAATTACACGCCCAACGGTACTAcaccctccatttcaaattgtaagtcattccaagaatcttggaaagttaaacttttctaaatttgaccaaatttatattataaaataataataattattattattgtactaactaagtatcattagatttttttcttaattatattttcatagtatactcactttacattacaaatcttagtatttttctctatattttggtcaaacgtgaaaatgctttgactctccaagatttttggaatgatttacaatttgggatggagggagtagatggCAAGCTGCCACCAAGCATGCGATTAAACACGAACACGGATCACCGGCCAACGGTGGAGCTTACACGGTTGTACTGACTAAAAGAACAATGGTGCGACAAAGACCTGTAAAATTGAGCAGGCGTAGAGCTAATTGGCATGTGCAGTCACACCAGCGACGAGAGGCTCGTGAAGCCGGCAGAGATCCAGCAGTCAGCTTCATCCAAAATGAGGTGATAGCTGCAAAGGCATCTTAGAAACTCCATCGAAGGTCCGGCAATTACGCTCCTTCCACAGGTTCTAGGAAAGGAGAACCGTGGGAGTTGAAGGACCGCCTAAGCTCATTGGGCAGCCTCTTCCGCGTCTGCTGCCACCAATCGCCAAGCTTGGAGTCCTGGTTCAGTGTCAGGTACTGCAGACTGATGGCATGGAGAAGTCGGTGCCAACCTCCTGAGAGATTGTGCCAGTGCATAGAGGATTGAGCCATAGAGTACTGGTGCCGTTGGTGCACCAGAGGATTGTGTCAGTGCATCCCTGACCGTGCGATTCTGACGTCTCTTCCCAATTGCCTGAAATAGGCTCAGTGCAAACAACGAGATTGGTCCATCCGGCGCCCAGGAGTCCATCCAGACTTTTGCCAAGGTGTCGTCTCCTAATCGCACGCTGATAGATGCCCTGAACATTACATCAATGTTCTTCTCAGCCCTTGAAGGCAGGAGGGCCTAGGCAGAGGAGGCGTCAGTGCGCCTTAGCCACTGCCACCTAAGCCACAGTGCGAACCATAGCACTTTCATGTCGGGGATGCCAAGTCCACCATGATCTTTTGGGGAGCAGACAATGGGTCATGCAATCTTCCATATGGGCCATGTAATCTTCCATTTGCCCCCTAAGGCCTCGTTTGTTTTGGCCTGGGATGGCCTAGAATGCAGTCTATTCCGTCTAGATCAATTTGGCCCGACTTCAAGTCAGATCAGACCAGAAATGACTGTTCGGTTAGATATAAAAATTGATCAATCTGGACCCCTTTTCTCCCTTCTACGGCCGGAATGAAAACGAGTCATCATATGTCTAAAATAGAAATAGGCCAGGTTTGAGTGAACCTAACGACGTTCCCTAGCAGTGTTGTGACGGTCATCCTCTGCGATCAGCTCGTTCAGGACTTCCATCACAATTACGAAGAGCAGTGGTGACAGCAGGTCTCCCTGGCGGAGTCCATGTGCGTGACGGATTCTGTGACCAGGGCGTCCGTTGACGTTCACCCTTGTGCTTGCAGTTCGGAGCATAGCCGACACCCAGTCCCTCCAACGAGCTGGGAAGCCAGCATGCTCCAACACTTCCAGAAGGAAGGGCCAGGCAACGGAATCAAAATGCCTTTGCCAGATCAACTTTGAGAAGCATCGAGGGGCAACGCTTGACATACTTTATTCAGAACACATGGTATACATTTAACCGTTCCAGGTGAAATTAGTCTTGCTCAGCTGTGCGGAATAAAACTAACGCATAAGAACTCATATACTGTCATGTGTCCATGGCTCCTTTTGTTATTTTCTGATCAGGTATTCAGCTAGGCTCAGCAAAGTGGGCAAAAGTAGCAGCGGgtgttttctttctttgttttttgcGGTGCCGCTGTGGCATGGAGGTATGACCAGCTCCTTTTATCTATTGGACTGTCACTATCACTATGATTTTTCTTGGTTAATTAGCAGAATAATTAGGAATTTAAGATTAAGTGGCAATAATTGAACAGGTGAAGGAGCATATGAGATATTGTATTATAGATATTAACTGTCAGACTGTATTATTAGTGGGAAAGATACTGAAAATAATTGGTTAAATAAATAAGTGCAGTACAGTAGTAGTGCCCTCTACAAAATCATATGCTGGCATATATAGgaatggtgtccatcctggttTTTGTTTTGCAAAAGTTTCTGGCTACTGTAGAACTTTTGTTTGTATCtgttaattattatccaaccatggactaactaagctcaaaagatttatctcgtaaattacaggtaaactgtgcacttacttatttttttatctatatttaatgcttcatgcatatgccgcaatattcgatgttatgaggaatcttgaaaagcttttagattttgagtgtaactaaataaggccttgaaTGTAACATCATCCAACTCTCAACACTGTGTAATGATTCCTCGTTCATGGAATGAAAGTCCCCATCATCGTCGCTACATACATATATGCTCCTTCCATTTCTTCTAAATATAAGTTAGTGCTGTCTTTTTATCCCTTAAACACTAGGAGAGAGTATAGTAATAATTATATTAAAAAGCCTATGCACACGTGCAAAAGCAAGGCTATGCACAAAACATGTACTATGAAAATTTAATCAAAGCCTATATGAAGTAATAAGTGGCAACTATGTATGTTGCGTACGTCATGGCCAAAACATCATCACGTCATGATGAAAAGGGAGTACTGATGATATGCACAAGATACCTTCACTCTACAGCAAAATCAAAAGAACAAAAACAACGTATTGATATGATCTTAGAGCATTTCTAAGGATTTTGTatttgaggtttgcatttgagtaatttgccaaaaagctccaaaaaggatatccaacggttttgcatttggagtttgcaatttgggcaacttggcaaatgagggagcaaacttggcaaaaatgccaagttgtGGATGGCTTTGCAAACCTGATCgcgcgagcaaagtcacgcACAAGGAAAGCGTGCGCGCCTGGAGAcctcctatttttatcctttgccaagtccaaatgccAATTCCCTTAGAGATAACCTATTTTTATCATTTGCATTTTATTATGGGAgtttgcaaacaacaacaaatgctaagtcaatttgccaaagcctttggagatgctcttaccacACAATCCACAACATTACTCAACcattaagggcttgtttagttctaaaaaattttgcaaaaaaattcagatttcctatcacatcgaatcttgcggtccatacatggagcattaaatataaataaaatgtctataatttgtgatacgaattttttgagcctagttagtctattattagacaatatttatcaaatacaaatgaaagtactacaatgccgtttttgtaattttttttggaactaaacaaggcataaaaAGGTCGATATCGAAATGTCAATTGATTAAATGTTGCAATCAAAAAATTGTACTGTACATATTGTGGTCTAAAGGCCATTAACAAACAACACTATTAGTGATTCCAGGTGCGTGGAAGTATGCTTAGGATCTGTTTGGTATAACTCAGCTTCACTAGTGAATcggctttcttttttttttggtttcagCTTTATGGAGAACTTCATTAGTGGAGCTGAAGTTGTTTTCgaaaaacattatgcaaaaaACAAGCAGATTAGTGCAGCCAGAGCTCTTGAATTTCCATATCTCTCTTCTTTGGTACAGCTTCCACTTTCAGAGCAAGCTTTCTCACAACTGCAATACCTCCAGGAAGCAATACTAAGCAGATCAGCAAATTCAGAAAAGGATAATTGGACCTGTGTGGGTCAAGCAGCTCATTATTCAGCAAAAAAAGTTTACAGGTTTTTGGCAGGTGCAACTAACAACAATATCTTCTTTAAATAGATCTGGAAAAATAAGGTTCAGCCAAAgcacaaggtcttcttttggcttCTGATAAAAGACAGACTAAACACCAAAAATTTGCTAAAAAGGAAGAAGATGGACATCAACTGTTACAGCTGTGCCTTATGCAGCTACTTATCTGAAGAAACAGCACAACACCTTTTCCTGAATTGTGATTTTGCTAGAATGTGTTGGAATTTGGTGGGTGTTGACATCCCCCTGCAGTCTAATATAGAAGAGCTCATCCCTTTGATCAAGGCGCAAATCAACTCTCAGTTCTTCATGGAAACCATCATTTTGCTGTGTTGGACCATTTGGAGTGCAAGAAACGAACTCATTTTCAGAGGTAATGGATCAAATAGCCTGGACTGTGCAAGATTCTTCTTTAAAGAGCTAAGACTCATCCGTCACAGGCTGAAGCAGGACCTACATCAAGCCCTTGGCTCATGGATTCAATCCCTAGAGCTTATTGCTGCTTGATGCAGATCTTTTTTATCTCCTTTTTTGTTCCTTAATGTTTTTCACCTTGTTTTAGTTTAGCTTCAGTTTAGTTTTTTAGTCCTTTAGCTTAGTAGTCTTTCTTGCTCCTCCCTTTCTTTGTATCTTCTTTCATCCTGTTTGCGCTACCTTTGTTAAGTTTTTAATATATTCGCTGCAGGGGTTCACACCCCTCCAGATTACTCAAAAAGATGGCTTCTTAGGGAAAGATAGCAGAGAAGGGACTTTGGAAGCTAGTATTTTTTAGCTTCACCAGAGTTCCTGGGCATGTGAGCATATTTTGATGACTTGGGAGAAATAGTGTTTGGTAGGAGGAGTTCAAAAATAACTTTGTGAAGTTGAACCGTACTTCCTACCAAACAGGCCTTAACTTAATTGAAAGGCTGACATGAAGTGGTATTTGCCATAGAAATTTAACCTTTATTTGTTATTCAATTTCAAATTGTAAGTTAGTAAGTCATTCTAATTTTTCTAGATATATGGATTTTAATATGCATCTACATAATTTATATCTAGATACATGATAAAACTGTTTCTAAAAACtagaacgacttacaatttgaaacTGGATTAGGTATTGTTTGTTTTTTAACATGTATTGTTTGGTTCGTTGTGCTCTCTACCTCTTGTCTCGTAGAACTTGGCCGTGGAAACACAGACACAACTATGACGCAAAAGGTTTTCTAGCCGTTATTAAAGTTAAAACCATTTCTAGCTAGCTAGGTTgttttctgaaaaaaaaaaaaactaacacCAAAAAAATTCTTCTCTATTTGACAGCAAAACTTCAAATCTTTCGTATATATCAATTAGTCCATCTTTTATTCTCTAATTGACACTATCATCAACTTTATGAACACACCAGCGGAAATGGCCACTCGGGCTTTGGGCGTGCTTCGTCTATTTGCCAGGCACACTTCGCTGCCTTGTCGAGCTAGGATAGCAAAGACTTGAGTGTGGTTAGATGTCAAGCTAGTTTTTATTTGAAACATGCGCGAGCGATCCTAGCTTTGCTACATAAAAAGAGTCGGCTGTGTCTGACCATGATGTATAGGTATATGAAGCGGTGTTCTTTTGGGTGGGCATTCAGTGGACCCTAATAGTGTACTCGTGTTGTTTTGAATTTTGAGGTGAAAATCATCCGTTCGTATTTATAATTATCATCCCTCAACTATATTATCTTACCATTACTAATTATAGGCCTCAAATCCTCAATAGAGACACCATGTTAATTACCAAACACGCTAAAAAAGATAAACACTAAAAAATCTCACGATAATCAGAAACATCTAACTCTAATTGGAATACTCTAATCATCATCACTGATTGTAGCTACTGGATCCattataatttataaaaaaaattctctCCTCTATCATTACGAAAAATATATAATGTAATTATGAATGATAATTCAAAATACACTATAATAACTTTATAGATTACCCACCTTTGTAATTTTGAAAGATAATGCAAAATGACCTGATAAATTTACATTCAACCAACCCATATATATTGTTATGAAAGataatataaaaattatctttatctttatatctacctctacctcaaccattataaaaataaacaaaaatatcTCTCAAATCTATATGTGAATACTAATATATGCTATTACAAAAAAATAAAGGGGTCAACATGGAAGTAATTAGGGCActttgttcgcttgagcttatctgccgaatcagcgaataatattttcagtcgtggcttatcagccaagcaaacaagcttaggtggactaattttTAGCCAAACTTTCAACTAGTTTTTAGTAAACTGGTCCGCTCCCATCTAATTTGGGCTAATAATTTTTAGCCTTAACTAGTAACTAGATGTAGCTGGTCCAACCAGATTAGCAATAGGAAttatagggccttgtttagttctcaaagaaatttacaaaatttttcagattctccgttacatcgaatcaagcgacacatacatagagcattaaatatagataaaaaataactaattacatagtttatctgtattttgcgagatgaatcttttaagccctgTGAGCGCAACGTGGCTTCTGACCCGTGAGCTTGCCGCGTCGCATGAGTACTACCCAACAGAAGAATTTTGTTGTGCTGACTGGACGTGAGAGGAGCTGGCACCGTGGCACGAACACCGGGCCCACATGCCATCCAGCTGCTCAAACCACTCGGGTCCTCACTTTAGAGAAGCTTCACGTGCAATGCAAAAAGACCCCTCGAAGAATGCAAACGTTACGAATAGGTACGTGGCCGCGAGACGGCAAAGCCGAAAAGCGGCGAACGGCATGCTCCGCCCCCTCAGACACTGACAAACGTCCCCCCTCGGTATCCGTCGACCCACTTTCCAGCGAGCACAAACGGTAATCCTTCACGCGAACGAGAGACGCGCCGCCCAGGGGGCAAATCGGTAAACTCCACGTGCGCTGCCAACTGTCTCCATGAGCCGCCCGCGTCCTTTTATTCGCAGGAGAATTGCTGGCGCAAACTGTGTTTCCAGTTAAGCCCCTAGGGAAAAAAACACGTATTTATTCGCATTAAAACCCTCGTGTCCAGAGAAATCTTCTCGAAGACCTCCTCAAACACTTGTTCTTGAATCCCCAAACCCCTCCTCGTCTTCACTCCCTTCTTCCGCGTCGCAATCATTCGTGGGGGCGCATTACTCCTGCCGCCCCTCAATCCCGAATTTCTGCGGCGTCCACTCTCCCGTCTCCCCACTAGGATTCCGCAAGATTGATCGCGTTCGCCGCCTCCCAATTTCAGTATCTTTTTCATCAGGGTCGGCGTCGGCCCGATTTGTTGCCGTCGTCCTCGTCGCCGCCCCGCCCACCACTCCACTTCTTGGAGGACTCGGTCCTGTCCTGTCCTGACTCCGCTCCACCTGTCCTCCTCGCTTCCATCGCCATTGCCGCCCTCCTTGCTCTGCTCCCTCCAAGCCACCTGCTTTTTTGGACCGCACCGGTCTGCCGGGGCGGCGTAAATGCCCGCCCGTCCGTGCAGAGGATCCCAGAGCCTTCCTTCTCCGCCCCAAATCCCGTCCTTGTTGACACCAGGCCAAGGTTCTTGGACGCGTGCTGACCTTACCAGTATCCACAGATGAGGAACGCGTCCTGACTCCACTTGCCCAGCTCAGGCGGCTGCTCCGCGAGCTCCGCCACCCACTGACATGGGCTTCTTGATCTGCTGCACCCGCCTCCTCCagcttctgctgctgctgctcgtccTCACCACCGCCACCCCACCAGTGGCGGCGCAGCCGCAGCCTTCATCGCCCGCCAGGGCCCTCGACGCGGCGCTACAGGACTACGCGTTCCGTGCGTTGTCGGCGCGCCCGCGCACCGGCATTGTCTACAACGCCACGGTGCCGGGCAACCTCACTGGCATCGCGGCGTCCGCGCTGCGCCTGCGGAGCGGCAGCCTCCGACGGAGGGGCTTCCCCGGCTACTTCCAGTTCGCGCTCCCGCCGGGCGTCGTCGTGCAGCCGCACGTCGAGCGGGTGGTGCTCGTGTACCACGACCTCGGCGACTGGTCCGACCGCTACTACCCGCCCCCCGCCGGGTACGCCTACCTCGCGCCGGTCCTGGGGCTGCTCGTCTACGACGCGGCCAACCTGTCGGCCGTGGGGGTGGGGCTGCCGGAGCTCAGCATCGTCGCGTCGGGGGTGCCGATTTCTGTGGCGTTCGATGGTGTCCGGGCGGTGCCGGCAGGCGGCGCGGTGGCGAGGTGTGTTGTGTTCGATTTGGATGGCGTGCCGCAGTTCCGGGACCTGGAGGGAACCAATGTGTGCACGACGTATCGGCAAGGGCACATCTCGATTGTGGTGAATTCTAGTGAGATTGCTccagctcctgctcctgctggcGTGATTGCTCCGCCGATACCGACTGAGGGAGGTGGTAAGAAGGGGAGCTCAGACGCGTGGAAGATTGCTGTCGGCGTTGTTGGGGGTGCAGCAGCATTGGGGCTGTTGGCTGCGCTTCTGCTTTGCTTGGTGAGGTACAAAAGGGATAAGAAGCTTCAGCTCATGGAACGGAATGCGGAGGTTGGGGAGACATTGAGGATGGCACAGGTTGGGCGGACGCAGGCgcctgtggcattggggacGCGGACACAACCGGTGATTGAGAACGATTATGCTGCATAGTAGATTTTTCAATTTGCTTGATACTTCTGCTAACAAGAAGACTTGATAGTGCTGGCTAGAGACAGGATTGTCCATTGGTTGCTTGACGTCGGCAAGTTTTCTATATCAGCGAGGGCAATGCTAGCCACTAATTTCAGAGCCCAGGTTCTGCTCAGTGAGGGTTCAGCACATTCTTTCGGTGGTGTTCGGAAGCTTATGTTTTGTACTGCGGCGAATGGGAGGCTATTGTTCATGTTCATAGTTGCCATGTTCATATGTGGGGAGTCCCTTTCATCTCCAAGCAAGCAATGGAGGGGAAATGTTTGCCATATCGGATTTGGAATCCcctattaatttttttattgggTTTCTGTATTCAAGAGGAAATGGATTTGGCAATAAAGCTGAGGTAACATTCATTGCACATCGTGTTATACTGTGCTGGAGAAATTCATTCATCCAGTTgcaatttcttttcttttctttttcttctccatTTGATGTTTAGATGACTCCGAAGATGATGTAGTGATGTAAATGTTCACTTGTCTAGTGCTGTGGTAATTAGTCTGATTGTGATCGTTGATTTCATGGACAATTGTGTTTACATCCGCTGTGTATGTTTTCAGGCAGCattcatttttttattagtgTTTGGGAAACAACTTAATTTCTAATTATGTGTTTTTATGGCCTGACAGTACTGTCAGTTCTAGATTTTGTTAATGCTTACTTTCATCAGGTTCCCTTTTTAGCACTTGAAAGCCTGAAATGTAGGAATGAAGGTATGGTCAATGTAGGTATGACCAGTTGGCAAAATAAATAGAATTAAACAGAGGAATTCAAGAAATTCTCTGATAGAAACTTTCCAAACTTGCTGATTTTCTTTTCTCTGGTAGTCTTCTGGCTTGATTTTCTTTTCTCTGTTAGTGGGGACATAGACGATCAGCTAAGAAAAGATGTAATGTAAGCAGGTAGCGTACAAATAAATGTGAGCTAAACAGAAGGGTTGAAGACTGCTCCACTTGAAAATTTCCAAAAGCTTATCTTTTTTTGCTCGTAGTATGTTCTTCAATCATTAAGTTGGTTGGAAATGTTGTAAGCTTCACGTAGAGCTGTCAGTGAGGAGCTAGACGATTAACAAAGAAAAGTAGATGCATTCATCTTTTCGTTGAGCCAATTAGCACTTGTTACACAATTCTCCTTACTTATCACTGTTACTGTTATAGAAATATGAAAGATGAACCTTTGGAGATCCATTCTCTTTGTTTTGCTTTGTACACTCATGCTGTAGCATGTAACATCTGTTTCTCAGAAAGTAGTCTAGCTTTCAGTTGTTTCCTCAAAAAGATTGCATAACTGAGGGCATTAACAGTTTGTGCAAGGATCAGTGTGTGAGCTGGCCAAGAGCTTTAGGCCGGCTCACTTTGTTAGCATGCAGTGTTCTTTTAGGGGCTGCACTTTGTTGCTGCATGTTCAGTTTTCATGTTGGGGATGATGAGGAGCATGAAAGAAGTGAGATAAGATTTTGTACTTGGTAGTAGTATATGAATTGAGATGTGATTGCCACTTGAAAAGTTGAAATTTGGTGCACATGCATCATCTCTCAAAAGTCCAGTCCCTTTATTCAGGGCTACATGGTATGGTGCTGAAACGAGAAGCAACCTTGAGTAGTATCAGTAGTGGATAACTAGCAACACTTGCTGTTTTCACAAGCATATGTATGTACTCCATCTAGCAGTAAGCTAAATTAGCTAGACCTGCACACACACGTGAGTGACAAGTACCTTGTTGCATCCTGCAAGGAGTAATAAGGTGAGGCCAGCCAAGGATGGCAGACAGAATGGATTTGTATTTGTAGAGTTCCCCAGCTGGACTGCTGGAGCTTGGAAGAGAAAAGAAACAGAAGCAAGGTGACCCCAGAATTCTTGCTGCTTGTGGAGGTGGCAAAACCAGCAAGGTGTGTTGTTTCTTGTTTGGCTGGAGAAGAGAAGACAGGGAGCAGCTGTGGTGCCTCTGTCTGAGTTCATCAGGCTTTTTGGAGGGAGTTGTAGCTGGCTGTGGTGGCGTGTGCCGTGGCGCCTCAGCTTTGGCGCCGTAGCGGAATCTTTGCTGTCACTATGCACGGATTCACAGCTCATTGGCATCTGCTGCTCGCCTCTGCTCTGGAATGCTTGTTTTGTAATGGGAAGGATGCAGCTGTAGTGTGTACTGGAGTGTTAAATTAACTGACTGTTGTTGGAGTACCCTATGCAGTTTGTTTTGTGCTGGTTAACACATAGCCTTTCTGAGTTCCTGCTAACCTCCACTTCCATTTCTCCCTGCTGTTAATC from Sorghum bicolor cultivar BTx623 chromosome 8, Sorghum_bicolor_NCBIv3, whole genome shotgun sequence encodes:
- the LOC8074841 gene encoding uncharacterized protein LOC8074841, with amino-acid sequence MGFLICCTRLLQLLLLLLVLTTATPPVAAQPQPSSPARALDAALQDYAFRALSARPRTGIVYNATVPGNLTGIAASALRLRSGSLRRRGFPGYFQFALPPGVVVQPHVERVVLVYHDLGDWSDRYYPPPAGYAYLAPVLGLLVYDAANLSAVGVGLPELSIVASGVPISVAFDGVRAVPAGGAVARCVVFDLDGVPQFRDLEGTNVCTTYRQGHISIVVNSSEIAPAPAPAGVIAPPIPTEGGGKKGSSDAWKIAVGVVGGAAALGLLAALLLCLVRYKRDKKLQLMERNAEVGETLRMAQVGRTQAPVALGTRTQPVIENDYAA